The DNA sequence CTCGAAGAACTCACCGTAGTCGCAGGTGATCTCCTCGCCGATGGCGATATCCCGGGTCGCGGTCGCACCGCCATATTGCGAAAAGTCGGTGTTCGGTGTCGCCGAATGGTTCATGAAGCGGCCATTGTCGACCTCGTAGACGATGAAACCGGGCTTGTCCGGGCTCGGATAGGCATAGCGGTCGAGCAATTCCTTCAGGGGCTGGGGTGCGGCCTCATATTTGTCCATCGGAATCAGCCGGTCGAAATCCGGATCCAGGCGCCAGATCGAGGCGCCCTTCCGGATTGGTTCGGCGGCGAACATGCCGACGCCTTCGATTGCGCTCTGGGCGACATAGGTTCGGACCAGCATCATGGTTTCACAACCCGTCTTGGCAAGAAGACCCGTTTCGACAGGAAACGGAATCGCCAAATCGCGCCGAAAAAGCAAGAGCGGCGGCCTGCGTCACAACGACGAACAGGCAGTTCTCCGTAAAAATCCTTCACGTCCGGTTGATCGACACACCGCCATCGGCAAACAACGCGGTACCCGTGGTGAAGCTCGAGGCGTCAGAGGCAAGGTAAAGCGCCGAGCGGGCGATCTCTTGCGGCTGGGCCATGCGTTTCAGGGCATGGAGGCCCTCGACGAAGGCGCGGGCCTCGGGTGTGGTCGTCGTCGCACCCGGTGTGTCGGTGCCACCCGGCAGCAGCGCGTTGACGCGCAGTCCCTTCGGTCCATATTCGGCGGCCAGCACCTGCGTCAAACCGATCAGGCCTGCCTTGGCGGCAGCGTAGGCGGCCATGCCGGGCATGCCGGCGGTGTAACCGACAAAGCTCGATGTGAAGATCAGCGAGCCGCCGCCGCGCTCCAGCATGGCCGGTATCTGATACTTCGCGCCGAGAAAGGCGCTGGTCAGATTGGTATCCATCGTCCCGTGCCATGTCTGTGCCGACATGTCGGGGACGGAGCCCATCAGTCCGACGGAGCCGGCATTGTTCAATGCGATGTCGAGGCCGCCGAAGCTGCCGACCGCCAGCTCGACGAGGGCTTTCGCATAGGTCTCGTCGGTGACATCTCCCGCGAGAGCGACGGCCGTGCCGCCGGCGTCCTCGATTTCGACTGCGAGTGCATCGAGCTCCGCTCGGCGGCGAGCGGAAATGACGAGCCTGGCGCCTTCCTCGGCGAACAGCTTTGCCGTGGCGCGGCCGATGCCGGAACTGGCACCGGTGACGATGGCGATCTTGTTGGCGAGTGCGAGCATGTTTGGCATCCTTGTCCTTCGCGCCAGCTTCGCCGGCGATCGGATGCTTGGTCGCAAATCGGCAGAACAGCAGCCACCCGAAAGCTGCAGAGATCCGCGCCACTACTGCCGCAGCAGCCATGCCAGACGATCCAGCGAGAACGCGTAGCTGATGACGATCAGCAAGGCCATGATGATGGCAGTAATGGTATGGCCCGCCAAATGGAAACCCGCGGCGCCGCCGAACAGGACGATGAATTCCAGCGCCAGCCTGATAGCGCCCGGTACAGGCACCGGTGCCCGGCCCGACCGGCTTGGATCGTTGAGGACCGCGAAGATACCCCATGCCGCGGCTGCGGCGAGCGGCAGGGCAATGGCGAGGACCCAACGCCACGCTTCGTCCGAAAGGCTCCAGCCTGCCGTGCCGAGGCCAAGCAAGGCGGCAAGCTCCAGCAGGAAGCGCAATGTGAGGTTCCACCGGGCGTTGCCCATCATCATTCTCCGAATCCCAGCGCCGAGAAGTGTGACTGAAGGCAATCATGGGGGCCAGGCCGGATAGCTCTTTTTCAGCGCGGCGCAAAACGGCAAGCGCCGTCGCAAACAGCGCAAGGGTGGCAGCGCAGTTTCGCTAGTGATACACCTCGCGCGCCGGGGCTTGATGATGAACGCCCGGCTGCCATTTGCGAGGCTGGAACGTGAAGAAATATTCGGTATTCGCCATCGCCCGCGAGGCCATGCGCGGCCACAAGGGCTGGGAGGAACAATGGTCCTCGCCGGAGCCGAAGAAGGAATACGACGTTATCATCGTCGGCGCCGGCGGCCATGGGCTGGCGACCGCCTATTACCTCGCGACCGTGCACGGCATCACCAATGTCGCGGTGCTGGAAAAGGGCTGGCTGGGCGGCGGCAATACCGGCCGCAACACCACCATCATCCGTTCCAACTATCTCTATGACGAGAGCGCCGGCATTTACGACCACGCGCTGAAGCTGTGGGACGGGCTCTCCCAGGAGCTCAACTACAACGTCATGTATTCGGCGCGCGGCGTCATGATGCTGGCGCATAATGTGCACGACATCCAGGTGCTGAAGCGCCATGTGCACGCCAACCGGCTCAACGGCATCGACAATGAATGGCTGACACCCGAGCAGGCGAAAGAATTCTGCCCGCCGCTCAACACGTCCAAGGACGCACGCTATCCGGTGGTCGGTGCGGCGCTGCAGCGTCGCGGCGGCACGGCGCGCCACGACGCGGTCGCCTGGGGTTATGCGCGCGGCGCCTCGGCGCGCGGCGTGCACATCATCCAGAACTGCGAGGTGACCGGCGTCAAGCGGGCCGCCAATGGCGCGGTGACGGGCGTCGACACGACGCGCGGCTTCATCGGCGCCAAGAAGGTTGGCGTCGTCGCCGCCGGACACTCCTCCGTCATCATGAACATGGCCGGCTTGCGCATGCCGCTGGAAAGCTATCCGCTGCAGGCGCTGGTGTCGGAGCCGATCAAGCCGGTCGTGCCTTGCGTTGTGATGTCGAACACGGTGCACGCCTATATCTCGCAGTCCGACAAGGGCGAACTGGTGATCGGCGCCGGCACCGACCAGTATGTCTCCTATTCGCAGACCGGTGGGCTGCACATTCTTCAGCATACGCTCGACGCCATCTGCGAAATGTTCCCGATCTTCACGCGCATGAAGATGCTGCGGTCGTGGGGCGGCATCGTCGACGTCACACCCGACCGCTCGCCGATCCTGGCCAAGACGCCGGTGCCCGGCCTCTACGTCAATTGCGGCTGGGGCACGGGCGGCTTCAAGGCGACGCCGGGGTCCGGGCATGTCTTTGCCCACACCATCGCCAAGGACGATCCGCACCCGATCAACGCGCCCTTCACCATCGAGCGCTTCCGCACAGGCCGCCTCATCGACGAGGCGGCGGCCGCGGCGGTGGCGCACTGATGATGATGGCCGAGGTGGCAGTCGCGGTGCCGCTGATGCTGGCGGGGGAACAGGGCATGTTCCATGTTCCGACGGCGCAGGAAGTGCGGCTGCAGCCGATCAGCCGTGCGGGAAACGAGACCGGCTGGCCGTTTTCTGTCGACGAGGGAATGCTCGCCTGCGTCTGGAGTGTCGGCCAGAAAGTGGTGATGTTCTTCGAAGGCAGGCCGTATGGGCTGGATGAAGACGAGGATTTCCAGCCGCGTGGCGTCATCGTTACGACAGATCCGATGCAGCTGACGCTCGGCAACATGGCCAACCGCGATCTGTTCAGCGCGGCGACGAGCGTCGAGGAGCGGCTGCGGCTCGTCGCTCCCTTCATGACTATGGGCCAGAAGCTTTGCGATCAACCGGCTGGCGCGCGCGTCGGCCACGGCGAATTGTAGGAACAAACACGATGCTTCTCATCCGCTGCCCCTATTGCGAGGAAGAGCGCCCGGAACTCGAATTCCGCAACGCCGGCGAGGCGCACATCGCACGCTCGGCCAACATATCAGGCGAGAGCGACGACGACTTCGAGAAGTTCTTCTTCATTCGCTCCAATCCAAAGGGCATTATCTATGAGCGCTGGCGCCACATGCATGGCTGCGCGCGCTTCTTCAACGCGGTGCGAGACACCGTCACCGACAAGTTCGTCATGACCTACAAGGCCGGCGAACCGAAACCCTCCAAGCTGCCCGGAGTAGCGAAATGAGCGGCGCGTTGCGCATTCCCGGCGCCGGACGCCTCAGCCAGGCCAAGACCGCGCGGTTCAGCTTCGACGGCCAGTCCTATGAGGGCATCGAGGGGGACACTCTGGCCTCGGCGCTGCTCGCCAATGGCGTGCATCTGGTCGGCCGATCGTTCAAGTACCACCGCCCGCGCGGCATCCTGTCGGCCGGCGCGGAAGAGCCCAACGCGCTGGTGCAGATCGTGCGTGACGACGCGCGCAAGACGCCGAACGTGCGCGCCACCGTGCAGGAGCTCTATGACGGGCTCGCCGCCAATTCGCAGAACCGCTGGCCGTCGCTGTCCTTCGATGTCAGCGCGGTCAACGACCTGGCCTCGCCGCTGTTCTCGGCCGGTTTCTACTACAAAACCTTCATGTGGCCGAAGGCGGCCTGGAAGAGCCTCTACGAACCCAAGATCCGCGAAGCCGCCGGCCTCGGTGTTTCGCCCGACAAACCCGATCCCGACCATTATTCGTCGCGCTACGCCCATTGCGACGTGCTGGTGCTGGGCGGCGGCGCGGCCGGCATCGCGGCGGCACTTGCCGCGGCGGAGACCGGCGTGCGCGTCATCCTGGCCGACGAGCAGGCCGAGTTCGGCGGCAGCCTGCGCTTCGAATCTGGTGCGAAGATCGACGGCCAGGACGGCTTTGCCT is a window from the Mesorhizobium australicum WSM2073 genome containing:
- a CDS encoding SET domain-containing protein, coding for MMLVRTYVAQSAIEGVGMFAAEPIRKGASIWRLDPDFDRLIPMDKYEAAPQPLKELLDRYAYPSPDKPGFIVYEVDNGRFMNHSATPNTDFSQYGGATATRDIAIGEEITCDYGEFFEDFERLHLATV
- a CDS encoding SDR family oxidoreductase; translated protein: MLALANKIAIVTGASSGIGRATAKLFAEEGARLVISARRRAELDALAVEIEDAGGTAVALAGDVTDETYAKALVELAVGSFGGLDIALNNAGSVGLMGSVPDMSAQTWHGTMDTNLTSAFLGAKYQIPAMLERGGGSLIFTSSFVGYTAGMPGMAAYAAAKAGLIGLTQVLAAEYGPKGLRVNALLPGGTDTPGATTTTPEARAFVEGLHALKRMAQPQEIARSALYLASDASSFTTGTALFADGGVSINRT
- a CDS encoding DUF2568 domain-containing protein, with protein sequence MMMGNARWNLTLRFLLELAALLGLGTAGWSLSDEAWRWVLAIALPLAAAAAWGIFAVLNDPSRSGRAPVPVPGAIRLALEFIVLFGGAAGFHLAGHTITAIIMALLIVISYAFSLDRLAWLLRQ
- a CDS encoding sarcosine oxidase subunit beta; protein product: MKKYSVFAIAREAMRGHKGWEEQWSSPEPKKEYDVIIVGAGGHGLATAYYLATVHGITNVAVLEKGWLGGGNTGRNTTIIRSNYLYDESAGIYDHALKLWDGLSQELNYNVMYSARGVMMLAHNVHDIQVLKRHVHANRLNGIDNEWLTPEQAKEFCPPLNTSKDARYPVVGAALQRRGGTARHDAVAWGYARGASARGVHIIQNCEVTGVKRAANGAVTGVDTTRGFIGAKKVGVVAAGHSSVIMNMAGLRMPLESYPLQALVSEPIKPVVPCVVMSNTVHAYISQSDKGELVIGAGTDQYVSYSQTGGLHILQHTLDAICEMFPIFTRMKMLRSWGGIVDVTPDRSPILAKTPVPGLYVNCGWGTGGFKATPGSGHVFAHTIAKDDPHPINAPFTIERFRTGRLIDEAAAAAVAH
- a CDS encoding sarcosine oxidase subunit delta → MLLIRCPYCEEERPELEFRNAGEAHIARSANISGESDDDFEKFFFIRSNPKGIIYERWRHMHGCARFFNAVRDTVTDKFVMTYKAGEPKPSKLPGVAK